A region of Salvelinus namaycush isolate Seneca chromosome 9, SaNama_1.0, whole genome shotgun sequence DNA encodes the following proteins:
- the LOC120054185 gene encoding histidine ammonia-lyase-like — MAGESPFTIQWLGYEALKRYTKNMPGNRGMKAVKDIRFLARRCKARGCWTVMTPPIKYVLEDKDFIKIGSYRRIWCDHTLQCPACPSSLRRGKLVPVEICPPSLI; from the exons ATGGCTGGCGAGTCCCCCTTCACCATCCAATGGCTGGGGTATGAGGCGCTCAAACGCTACACCAAGAACATGCCGGGCAACCGGGGCATGAAGGCGGTGAAAGACATTCGCTTCCTTGCGAGGAGGTGCAAGGCCAGGGGCTGTTGGACGGTGATGACACCACCCATCAAATATGTCCTCGAAGACAAGGACTTTATCAAAATTG GGAGCTATAGGAGAATCTGGTGCGATCACACTCTGCAG TGTCCTGCCTGTCCTTCGTCCCTGAGAAGGGGAAAGTTGGTGCCAGTGGAGAtctgccccccctctctcattTGA